In the genome of Pelobacter seleniigenes DSM 18267, one region contains:
- a CDS encoding TIGR04282 family arsenosugar biosynthesis glycosyltransferase codes for MSIQHPVTNRQAILLFVQEYRKERKRFGFGSQMDRSIHQALLSRTFAVVREFQDVDILVVKNGTVPLLDNAIDLPERGHDFNSRFKYALEDAFALGYQRIVAVGGDIPTLTAGDIRQALAREELVIGPTFDGGFYLAALTRADIPLFDHLPWRQPNLFEQLLNRLQTSARPSYQLTRRGDIDRIADARRTASLLIRLVRQWCGAAAHRRRCHALNQTLFPPNRIPEPLFSSLPPPALNFLPH; via the coding sequence ATGTCCATTCAGCACCCAGTGACCAACCGCCAAGCGATCCTGCTGTTCGTTCAGGAGTATCGCAAGGAGCGGAAACGTTTCGGCTTCGGCAGCCAGATGGACCGTTCCATCCATCAAGCGCTGCTGTCCCGGACCTTTGCTGTGGTGCGCGAATTCCAAGACGTCGATATCCTCGTCGTCAAGAACGGCACGGTCCCGCTCCTGGACAACGCCATTGATCTGCCGGAACGCGGCCATGATTTTAACAGCCGCTTCAAATATGCCCTGGAGGACGCTTTTGCGCTGGGCTACCAGCGGATTGTCGCCGTCGGGGGCGATATCCCAACCCTGACGGCTGGCGATATCCGCCAGGCTTTGGCGCGGGAAGAATTGGTTATCGGGCCGACCTTTGACGGCGGTTTTTACCTGGCCGCCTTGACCCGGGCAGATATCCCCCTGTTCGATCACCTCCCCTGGCGGCAGCCCAATCTTTTCGAACAACTGCTGAACAGGCTGCAGACCTCTGCCCGGCCTTCCTACCAGCTGACCAGGCGCGGTGATATCGACCGCATCGCCGATGCACGACGGACCGCCAGCCTGCTCATCCGTCTGGTCCGCCAGTGGTGTGGCGCAGCTGCACATCGCCGGCGGTGCCATGCCTTGAACCAGACCCTGTTTCCTCCCAATCGCATTCCCGAACCGCTGTTCAGTTCCCTCCCACCACCAGCGCTGAACTTTTTGCCCCACTGA
- a CDS encoding ABC transporter substrate-binding protein, protein MKNSHYLLLFAGLLGILLTGTPPAARAATGPKALRLVYSHKVCYEPFIIAKANGYFAEEGLKVEVKLVNGGILAAESLLTGSADVAAMGDAPFLIAASRSNTVRLLSSYGGGSKMHRVIARRNITGIQQLEGARVGIQMGSSTYGAFLAWCQQVGLEPGKIHFVSLSPLDMPQAMQTGQLDAMAGSEPWPSNVEATAGAQVHELTDFSALHNSFPLLVAASANALEQRRDDLDALLRALAKAVRFMEQQPDQAVKILAAAIGLPEPQQRRCTYQLAWGVGFTQQDHNSLLMTARDLKSLGKIDRIPAISAYLQTAAAQP, encoded by the coding sequence ATGAAAAATTCACACTATTTATTGCTTTTTGCCGGCCTGCTCGGGATACTCCTGACCGGCACCCCGCCAGCCGCCCGTGCCGCCACAGGCCCAAAAGCGCTAAGACTGGTCTATTCCCACAAAGTCTGTTACGAACCCTTCATTATTGCCAAGGCCAACGGCTATTTTGCGGAAGAGGGGCTCAAGGTCGAGGTTAAACTGGTCAACGGCGGCATCCTGGCGGCGGAAAGTCTGCTGACCGGTTCCGCGGATGTGGCCGCCATGGGCGATGCTCCTTTTCTGATCGCCGCCTCCCGCAGTAACACTGTCCGGTTGCTGTCCAGTTATGGCGGTGGCAGTAAAATGCACCGGGTCATCGCCCGCCGCAACATCACCGGCATTCAGCAGCTGGAAGGAGCCCGGGTCGGCATTCAGATGGGCTCCAGCACCTACGGAGCGTTTCTGGCCTGGTGCCAACAGGTCGGGCTGGAACCGGGCAAAATCCACTTTGTGTCCTTAAGTCCGCTGGATATGCCCCAGGCCATGCAGACCGGACAACTCGATGCCATGGCCGGCAGCGAACCCTGGCCCAGCAATGTCGAAGCCACGGCCGGCGCTCAAGTTCATGAACTGACCGATTTCAGTGCTCTGCACAACAGCTTTCCGCTGCTGGTGGCCGCTTCGGCAAACGCCCTGGAGCAACGCCGGGATGATCTGGATGCCCTGCTGCGGGCGCTGGCCAAGGCGGTCCGTTTCATGGAACAGCAGCCGGACCAGGCGGTCAAAATCCTCGCCGCCGCCATTGGCCTGCCGGAGCCCCAGCAACGTCGTTGTACCTATCAGCTGGCCTGGGGGGTTGGCTTCACCCAACAGGATCATAACAGCTTGCTGATGACCGCCCGCGATCTGAAAAGCCTGGGCAAAATCGATCGTATTCCTGCAATCAGCGCCTACTTACAGACCGCCGCAGCTCAACCGTAA